The Toxoplasma gondii ME49 chromosome XI, whole genome shotgun sequence region ACCAGACGAACCGGCGCGTCATAGTACTTTGTCCGGAGTACCACTCCTTGGGGGAGCGCGGAACGCTGCTCCCTCACGGCGCAGCTGCAGGCGGTCGAAGTTCCTCGTCCTTCGATGGGTGTGCCGAGCCTGTGGAGGAGGTCGCGGAGGAAAAGATGCGCCGGCGAACCGGAGGAAATTCCATTCGGGTGCTCCGCAGCCTtccctgtgcatgcagacgcctcggttctctcttcttcgggcCGCTGAGCCGCAGCGCTCTCCTGTCCTCGGCTGTCTGCTTGGCTGTCTCCCTTCAGCAACTCCTCAGAGAGCacaagcagaagcagcaCCGGCGCGCCGTGGAGGCCGGCAGAAGCCTCTCCAAGCAgatctgcttcgtctgccttctcgtcACAGCCcctggaagacgaagaagaagacgccgagGTTGATGAAGCGGAACAGGGAGAACATGAGGCACACACAGAGGAGgacaggggaagagagagagaggagagaggcgcagagcgcTGGAGCGCGTTTTCgccagaaggcgaggagcggagaggagacatgtCATGTGCGACCTCTGCTGAGGAAGAGCGATCCATGTTtgcagaggggagaaagcTGGAAAAGTTGCAGTCGAAGAGTTCAcctgagagagacacgcgtcCTTTCGAGAAGCCTCTCCGCTGTTAACCGCCCTTGTGTTCGACGGccctctgtctgctctctaCATACGCCACCGTGGGATGAGAAGGACAGTTGCAGGAggacaagaaagacgaggaggacgagacggaggaagacagaacagagcaagaagacaaagcaCAAGAAAGATacggagaacaagaaaggaaaccgGGAGACGGGGGCGGTGAGGAGCACAGCGAAGATCGCGCCCGGCGGTGACTGCactcgggtgtctccgcaAAGAAAGTTCAGCTGGTGAGTTCTTTTCTCAAAAACTCGAGGAAGACCGTCTGGTCGAACGATTGCAGGCGGAATTtcgctgaagaaaaagaagtcgagagacaaGATACAGGAGAAACGTCTCAGCTGTCGATCGCGAGCGAAGCGGGTGACTGCTATGTCCTGGCACACACCTTTCTCATTCAGCACAGACGACCTCCTTTCTTTCGAACCTCGTCTGCAGGCAGATGAGAGAAAATAAAAGAAAAGTTGAGGAACAAGTCTTGAATTGTGGCTTTTCTGGTCCGCGGGAGATGGTCCTCACCTCAGGACACCcttgtcttcgtttttccaggTCGGGAAACGCGCTCTTTGCGTTTGTCAAGGTCATACgtcgtctttgttttttctggtgGATGctgcatctttttctctgtgggTCCTTTCTTCAAATATCGTCGCTTCGGAATCTTCGGAGCTCCTCcggttcttcttttctccaccgCAGGACTCCCCAAAGCAGGCGCTTGTCGTGATTGGTGTGGCGGGCTTCCGGGAGTTGTCTTGCAAGaccgcctttcttctcctcttctttgtttcttatctcgtttcttcgctaATTTTACTCGGTgtttttccctctcctcgatcgcttttcctctgtcttgctCTCCACCTTCTATATCTTTTTTtatttcctctgtctcgttttctcgcgtctcctttgtctgcccttgctctctcgcctgtctcctctcctcctccgcctcttctctctcttcttcttttttaCTTTCTCCAGCGCTTCTTCCCCCCTGCTCTTTTCACCGTTTGTTCCACagtttcctcccttctgcactgccttctctctccgcgccttcttgctctcccctcgttttttcctctcttctccgtcctctctctgtgtgtctcctttcttgtcttgtttctttcaAGATGGGTGAAGTCAGCGACGACTTCATCGTCCTCGGTCCTGCTGAGGACAGCGGAGACTTCCGTCCGTGGAAAACAAGTCTCGAAAGCAGAGATAgtacctcttcttcctcttctgcctcttctgcctcttctgcctcttctgcctcttctttctcttcttctgcctcccctcctttctcttcttcctcctctatGGGGCGTGAGGCGACGGTCTTGGCGCGCATCTGGCGACGGCGGAGGCAGACCTCtccctgccttcttcagccaggagaagaaagcggaagtccgcggaaaggagaaagaggtgGAACGCAGGGCGAGgcagggcgaggagacaggcaagacgagaggacagaggagacgactgACGAACAGTGGGAGATGAAAGGGAGCGAACACAGACTGTTGCTTCTTCGAGGAAAGCTGAAAGGGCCTTCTCTGGACGGCCTTGCGCCGAGTCGCGAGCTCCACTTGAAGGTAAGAAAAAGGAAATTTTCGTTATTTCTGCACTGTCTCCAGTTTCAGCTTCTCGCCTCCATGCGCTCCGCtttgctctctccctctgcgtcggtctcctcctccccgcCATGTCGGAAGGCCTGCCTTTCGGCGCGCcagctgtcgcttctccgcttctgtgcatgcgttccagGACTTTTGGACAGACGAACAATGCTCAcatttcctcgccttcttgccTCCCAACAGCGTCATGCTCTGCAACCAGGACTTCAAGCTTCAACTCCTCTGCGCCTCCGCTGCCGCTACAAATAAAGTCCTCGCTCTCACGCGACCTCCTCCATCGcgtccgtcttcttcgctgtgcgCGGACACCGAGGATGTTTGTAGCGCTGTTGAGCTTCTTCCTGACAGGGAGAGTGAGACagcggaggagaggcgagagagactgtGCGAAGAGccaaagaggggaagagagggtgaggaaggagaaaacggcgccgtcggagagagaaggaagaagctgcaACAACTCTCTCCACTGTTCGACCAAGACGCTGAGGACAGACAAGCCTTCCCGAGTAGGTTGCACCTTCTTCGTTCGAACCGTCGTGGACCGGATCCGTCGATTTCTGTTACTTTCTGAAtgttcttccctcttttttGCCTCTGCACCATTCCACGGCGCTTACCgtgcttctctttgtctttgcttctcttcacaGAAGTGAAACAGTCGCGACCCAGTTCAACAacttctccagttctcgcctctacctcttcttcctctacctcttcatcttcctcttcttctctccagtcgGTTTCTGCGACTTCCTgctgtcgcgtttcttcttcgacgccctcttctcgctgcgccTCGATGCTTgccgagagagactcgagcaGCGGCGCAGCCTGGAACACACAAGAGGAGCCTCGCGCCTTGCATGCAGGTTCGTCGCCtcaaggaggaagacgcgacagGCGAACTGAAGTTCGTCCAGACCGAcaggaaggcgaacgagaCAGCGCAGTTGTGGTCGTCGACAGCGGGGATGAATCCGTTCCTCGACCATGCAACGGTGACGAAATGGTGCTCCCGAGCAGCAGatgctcctctcctctctcgtctgtctctccttcctcttcctcctcttcctcctcttcgtccttttcatcttcctcttcatcttcctcttcatcgtcctcttcatcgtcgtctctttcttcttctttctctggtgcttctccgtcctcggtgtcttcgcttctcgcggcctctgcctctgggGTCCAGCGCCGTCtgtcagcttcttcttcttcgccgacTCGTAGGCCTCTgtcgccgtctgtctctcagcGTTGCAGcagttcttttctgcgttcgcggcgcgtcctgtctccgcatttctctctcgatggAGGCTCCAGGAGCCGCGGGGGTCTGAAGAATCTGGGGAACACCTGCTACATGAACGCAGTGAttcgtctcctcgttgcCGCGCATGATCACAcactctcgctcttcttctttgccaaGGTGAGGAAGAGCCTCGAAGCTGCCTTTTCTCGGCGAGTCCAGCGACGCCAAGAGGCTCCCCAGATCTCCCAGGAAGCCGAACCTCGTTTCGTCGCCTGCACCGTGGCTCGAACGGTTCCAGTGAAGTAGAAGATTCGCAAATCTTTCGTCGCGCGACCCGCGAAGGGAGACCATGGCCCTCCAAACGCCGAAAAAAGGCGCACATTGCAGGTGGTGCCACCGCCCAGCATATACATATCGATATCTAGATATCTATAGATCTACACAAGATAGGTATACGCATGCGCGCCTGTATCTTCATTTAAGCTTTCTTCTCTACCTCCAcctgtctgcttctgcttctcaaACAACTCTGTCCCGCCATGCTTCTCTTTTTAACGTGACGCGTTCGCGCAGATTCACTGAGAGGCTCCGATCTTCTTGTGTCCGAGTCGGCCCTCATCTGCCCTCATCTGCCCTCATCTGCCCTTATCTGCCCTTATCTGCTGCATTGGCTCTGTACACATCTGCATTTCTAGGTACAAGTTagcgttttcgtctctctctttgcgtCGCTCTCCACGGTGCCCTGTCGTCTCGACAAACGCACAtcgaagtgaagaagaaaagagctgTTTCCTGGAGGGCCGCGGTGACTCGACGTCACCACGCTCGCGTAGAGTCGCCGTCGCGCCTTCTCGACTCTCCATgctgtcgccttttctgctctttgCAGTTTTTCGGCCGCCCCCGAAGCGCGGAGGACCCAGCTGCGTCGCCGCCAGCCTGCGCGTCGTCTGAGGATCTCACGCTGGCGTCGAAATTCTTTTCGCGCGGGCCgagtctgtttcctcgccgGCCTCTGTTCAACGCGTACCTCACCGTGGCGTTTCGCCTGCTGTTGGGAGACTCGGGTGCAGCAGTTAATCCAGGCTACCTGAAGAAATGCGTcgacgcgtctctcccgctctTCGTAGGAAACCAGCAGCAGGTGATCAACGCAGCGCCACCCAGTCttgaaaaaacaggaaggagaatAGGTCCACGACTCGCAAAGGAGAGGATGTGCAGATGTAAAGAAGATGAAAGGAGAGTCGACAGAGAAGTCGcaaagaagaggacaagCGTCACGTacgaaactcgagagagagagagtctggCTGCTCCAATCGTTGCGTCGGTCGGAGGAAGCGGGGCGTCATTTTTTCTCTCTATtcacatgtctctctctctctgtctctgtcgtttccAACTTTCTGTCGGTCGGACTGTCTCTGGTGAAAACTCGGAGTGGTTTtctccgcgcttcttcttggtGTTTTGTTTCTCCGCCTAAGAGCGACGCGTATTTGCTTGTTTGCctcagagggagaagagttACGTTTACGTACTCTTCTCTTGCTAAGGAAAGAAGTCAGTCTCTGTTAATTCCGCTCTCGGCTGCTTCTCATCTTTGCCTTGTGACACGAGTAGCCTGTCGGTCGTTGCTGTCTTGTACGAAAAAGGGATGGTTTCTCTGCGGAACTTGCGGTTTTCAGGACGCCCACGAAtttctgtgcatgctgcTGGAGGCGCTAGACACGGAAATCGGGTCTTACCTctcggagaagcgagaggaactTTTCCGGATCTTCGGGAAGGACCGCgagcctctgtctctgtcgtctctcccctcgacTTCTGCTCTTTCGCGCTCTGCTCTGCCTTCGAAGAAAGTCGATGGGAGAGCACAGGGTGAGGAGATTGACAAGGCGGTTTGCTTGGAGACGGACAGATCGAGGCGAGACCAGACCCAAGCGCCAGAGGAGGCCGAggccgagaaagaaaacgaaggaaacgggAACGCCCCTGCGCGGGAGCGAGGCGACGGCTGTGGAGGCTACGCGGCgccacgcatgcaggcgaccGAGCAATTTCCTTCGCAGCACCCAGGCGCAGAGTCTCGCGAACCAGCGCAGGATCGAGCGTCAAGAGAACCGAGTTCACTGTTCacggagagagcaagagatGAGGACGGGaccaggagagacgaaagaccgagagaagaaggtatGCCCAGTCCGGTCGCGCATCTgatgagagagacgctgccCAAGACGCCTTTCGCGGAATACTTCGAGATGACATTGAAACAAATTATTCGATGCACatcatgcatgcacaggtgAGAATCTCATATGTGAGCAAAGCAGGCGCCGCAGGCAGGGCGTTTGTCTTCATCTTTTTTTTGCAGTGCCACTAACATTTGGggcttccctctctcgtcaAGTCTTCTTGgcgccttcctttcttcgttgcTCCCGTGTCGGCTGGTCTTCGTTTTCtattttttttctcgttttccagtctttctctttgcgcTTCTCTATTTCGATaccttctctgcctgccttccgtgtgttcctctctctggcttctcgctccttctgttttcctcgccgcctcgtttccctcctcgtttgcttctccccgcttttctcttcctcgccgtttGTCCGtggagcagagaggcgcgcgcgtctctgccAGGGCAGTTGCTGTGGAGTTCTCACCTGCTTTTcgcggggagacagagggcctTCGAAGGAGAACACTCAGACTCGAGTCACGCGTCGAGTCGCTGGAGTTCTCCGGCGCGCGCAAGtcggttttcttcttgaGCGTTTTCTTTGCCGCTCTCCACGCCTTCTGTGGGTCGACTTCGTTGCTCTTCCAAATCCGTTCTCCGCATGCGACGTCGTGTGCGTTCTCCGCAGGCGCGTTCGCTTCGAGACGCCgcgttgtctttctctcgacatCACGCCTCCGCCGTCGCGGAGCTGTTTCGAAGGCGTCGAGAGACCAGGAGAACCGGGCTCCTCTGGTGCCTCGCCAGGCaattctttttcttcttcttctttttcttcttcttttcttgctcgtctttctgcctcgccgCCCAGTCCTTCGGCTTCCTTCGATCCCTCGACTGCTTCGCGCGCGTCTGGACTGTCTTCTGTGGGTCGTCTGTTGATGCTGCCGCATCCTTCTTTGGGGGATTTGCTGCgcgcgttcttttcttccgcgaCGGTCGAGTACCGCTGCGAAGAGCCAGGCTGTGGCGGACAGGCAGTTGAGAAGATTTACCGCGTTGTGGCGCCTCCGCGACTCCTGCTGCTCCACTTGAAGCGCTTCATGACTCGGTCGCAACTTCGAGAGTACACGGGCAGACTCCGCGGCGAGCTCCGCGCGCGGGAGACCGACCATGGTTGCAGAttggaggcggaggaaggaactcggagagaggaagaccagACGCGGCGGACAGCTGCATTCGACCGACAGGACTGGCGCCTCGCCAAGGTCGAACTGAAAGTGCATGTGCCTCTGCGGCTCACGTTGCGAAACTTTCTCGCGGACGCTCGGACGCGGGTGAGGAAGGCGCGAGCAGCGAACGAGCGAGACGCTGCGAAGCAGTCCAGAGATCCcgaagaagccgacagagacacacgggaaacaacagagaagcagacagccAGCGCTCGTCTAcctcaagagagagaagaagagcga contains the following coding sequences:
- a CDS encoding ubiquitin carboxyl-terminal hydrolase (encoded by transcript TGME49_309060), producing MGEVSDDFIVLGPAEDSGDFRPWKTSLESRDSTSSSSSASSASSASSASSFSSSASPPFSSSSSMGREATVLARIWRRRRQTSPCLLQPGEESGSPRKGERGGTQGEAGRGDRQDERTEETTDEQWEMKGSEHRLLLLRGKLKGPSLDGLAPSRELHLKDFWTDEQCSHFLAFLPPNSVMLCNQDFKLQLLCASAAATNKVLALTRPPPSRPSSSLCADTEDVCSAVELLPDRESETAEERRERLCEEPKRGREGEEGENGAVGERRKKLQQLSPLFDQDAEDRQAFPKVKQSRPSSTTSPVLASTSSSSTSSSSSSSLQSVSATSCCRVSSSTPSSRCASMLAERDSSSGAAWNTQEEPRALHAGSSPQGGRRDRRTEVRPDRQEGERDSAVVVVDSGDESVPRPCNGDEMVLPSSRCSSPLSSVSPSSSSSSSSSSFSSSSSSSSSSSSSSSSLSSSFSGASPSSVSSLLAASASGVQRRLSASSSSPTRRPLSPSVSQRCSSSFLRSRRVLSPHFSLDGGSRSRGGLKNLGNTCYMNAVIRLLVAAHDHTLSLFFFAKFFGRPRSAEDPAASPPACASSEDLTLASKFFSRGPSLFPRRPLFNAYLTVAFRLLLGDSGAAVNPGYLKKCVDASLPLFVGNQQQDAHEFLCMLLEALDTEIGSYLSEKREELFRIFGKDREPLSLSSLPSTSALSRSALPSKKVDGRAQGEEIDKAVCLETDRSRRDQTQAPEEAEAEKENEGNGNAPARERGDGCGGYAAPRMQATEQFPSQHPGAESREPAQDRASREPSSLFTERARDEDGTRRDERPREEGMPSPVAHLMRETLPKTPFAEYFEMTLKQIIRCTSCMHRRVRFETPRCLSLDITPPPSRSCFEGVERPGEPGSSGASPGNSFSSSSFSSSFLARLSASPPSPSASFDPSTASRASGLSSVGRLLMLPHPSLGDLLRAFFSSATVEYRCEEPGCGGQAVEKIYRVVAPPRLLLLHLKRFMTRSQLREYTGRLRGELRARETDHGCRLEAEEGTRREEDQTRRTAAFDRQDWRLAKVELKVHVPLRLTLRNFLADARTRVRKARAANERDAAKQSRDPEEADRDTRETTEKQTASARLPQEREEERGEEREEENERGERREETVRQRKGDGGEAKAGAKKRKHNWEGKTESSDRTIYRLKAFITHRGNSPDIGHYVCYSRDWSAGEKGCWTCWNDSESTKLGPGLPAEVHTEGYLLLYERESSPESSHIAWKKEVETLRRYERKL